Within the Photobacterium swingsii genome, the region TTGAGATCTTTAGCCGTAAAATTGATCGTTACGGTTATGAGCATTGCCAAGGACACCCGATGTGGTTTGAAAAATCAGAGCGTTCACACGGTGGGCCAAGTTCAGATAAATTTCCTATTTGGTTGCAGTCTTGTCACCCTGATCAGCGATTACATTCACAAATGTGTGAATCAGAAAAATACCGTGAAACCTACACAGTCCAAGGACGTGAACCTGTTTATATCAACCCTGAAGATGCCAAAGATCGCGGTATCAGTGATGGCGATATAGTGAGGGTTTATAATGATCGTGGTCAGCTACTTGCGGGGGCGCGTATATCAGATAATTACCCGCGTGGAGTGATCCGTATTCATGAAGGGGCATGGTATGGCCCTGTAAATGAAAAAGTAGGTTCGCTTGATACCTATGGTGATCCCAATACGCTCACTCAAGATATTGGCTCTTCCGAATTAGCCCAAGCGACCAGTGCTAACACGGTCATTGTAGAGTTTGAGAAATTCAAAGGTGAAGCGCCACCAGTGACGTCATTTGGTGGGCCTATATATGTCAGCTGATGCATTAAGTCAGCAGCAATAAATAAAAGGAGCGAATTAACGCTCCTTTTTGATTCTTAACGTTTTAGCTTATTCTTCTATCGCCTTGATCCTAAAGAACATGGCATAGAAGAGGGGGATCACAACCAGTGTTAGAATTGTTGCAAACAACAAACCAAACATAATGGTGACCGCCATACTCTTGAAGAAAGGGTCAATCAGTAAGGGAGCAACCCCTAAAATGGTGGTTAATGCCCCTAATAATACTGGCCTTGCTCGACTTAATGATGCGTCGATAATAGCGTGATAAGGCAATTTCCCTTCGCGTATTTCTGCATCGGCTTGGTCTACCAAGACAATGGCGTTTTTCACCATCATGCCGATTAAGCTTAAGAAACCTAGTATCGCCATAAATTCAAACGGTGTTTGGAACACAATTAAGCCAACTGTGACGCCAATGATCGCCAGTGGTGCTGTTAACCAAATAACCAAGGGCTGGCGAATGGCATTAAACATGAAGATGACGGATAAAATCATCGCTGCAAAACCATAGGGTGCCGAAATCACTAGTCCTTCATTCGCATCTTTAGATGCCTTGTATTCTCCATACCAAATCAACTCATAACCTGATGGCAGTTCAATGGCTTCGATGCGTGGACGAAGCTGATTAAATGCGTCTGCCGTTAATACACCGGGTGCAGGATCGGCTTGAACCAAAATGGTCGGCATTCTATTGATACGACGTAAGATCGCATCTTCCCAGACGACATCGGTTGATTCAATTAACTGGCTGACTGAGATAAAGCCGCCTGCAACATGGCTATAGACCTCGGTATTTTCAATCGCACGTTGGTGATTACGCTCTGCTTCTGGTGAACGCGCCACAATCGGGATCAAGTCATTACCTTCGCGGTAAACACCGACATGACGGCCAGATAGTGTTTGAGCGATAGCTTGATTTACCTCTTGGGTGGTTAATCCAACCTGTTGTGCTTTTTGATCTGAGTAACGAGGCCGTAATACAGGCACTTGTTGACGCCAATCATCTTGTACTGCGATAAGCTGATCGTCATTGAGCATAATGGCTTTCGCTTGTTCTGCTAGCTGACGTAATACCGCGCTATCAGGGCCTTTAAAACCAGCCTCAATCTTTTTACCGCCACCGCGGCCTAGCATGAACTTCCAGACTTTGATTGACGCATCTGTGTATTTTTCAGCAAGCTCATCTTGTAGCTCAACCAATAAGGGCGCAATGTTTTGATAGTCATCAATATCAATTAACAGTTGGCCATAACTTGGGTTACGCGCCTCTGGGGCGTAGGTCAACATAAAGCGCAGGCCGCCACCACCGACAAAACTGGTGATGTTAGTAATACCAGCTTTTTGCTTAACGTCTTGTTCAATGCTCGCGATGGTTTGCTCGGTACGCTTGATGTCAGAGCCTTGCGGTAAATACACATCAACCACAAACTGCGCCCGTTGCGACTCCGGCATAAAGCCAGGCGGAATGTAACGCACGCCATAAATGGACGTAAACAGCACGATTAACAACAAACTTAAGCTAACCAGCCTATGCTTAATTACCCATGTCAGTAGTTGACGGTAACCATGACTGATCCGTCCAACAGGCGCTTCGGCATCAACGGGTTTGACCTTCAAAAAGTCATAACACAGCATAGGGGTAATCGTGACAGCAAATACCCAGCTTAAAAGCATAGAGTAGAGGATCACCCAAAACAGTGATC harbors:
- a CDS encoding efflux RND transporter permease subunit produces the protein MDIARYTIAKRTSVWVLIALILLGGYLSYLKLGRFEDPEFVIRQAVINTPYSGATAQEVSDEVTDIIEGAVQSLQELKEVKSVSKQGMSEVTVEIKLEFATSQAALQQVWDKLRRKISDVQRQLPPGAGASIVNDDFSDVYALFFAVTGEGFTDKQLQDYVDELRRELVLVPGVAKTATLGERQETIFVEMFGERMAKFGVSAERVYQVLQKQNMVTVAGSIETDAMRIPVIPSSNVNSFNDLMNMQVSLGDNNAVLRLGDIATVTRDYQEPSTMMVRYNGQRAVGFGISNVTGGNVVDMGDAVKARIAELENQRPIGIEMNVISMQSDSVRDSVANFIDNLIAAVAIVFIVLLLFMGVRSGIIIGFVLLLTVAGTLCIMLIEDIAMQRISLGALIIALGMLVDNAIVVTDGILVRLQTTPDDNRDEIVSDVVNATKWPLLGGTVVGICAFSAIGLSPSDMGEYAGSLFWVILYSMLLSWVFAVTITPMLCYDFLKVKPVDAEAPVGRISHGYRQLLTWVIKHRLVSLSLLLIVLFTSIYGVRYIPPGFMPESQRAQFVVDVYLPQGSDIKRTEQTIASIEQDVKQKAGITNITSFVGGGGLRFMLTYAPEARNPSYGQLLIDIDDYQNIAPLLVELQDELAEKYTDASIKVWKFMLGRGGGKKIEAGFKGPDSAVLRQLAEQAKAIMLNDDQLIAVQDDWRQQVPVLRPRYSDQKAQQVGLTTQEVNQAIAQTLSGRHVGVYREGNDLIPIVARSPEAERNHQRAIENTEVYSHVAGGFISVSQLIESTDVVWEDAILRRINRMPTILVQADPAPGVLTADAFNQLRPRIEAIELPSGYELIWYGEYKASKDANEGLVISAPYGFAAMILSVIFMFNAIRQPLVIWLTAPLAIIGVTVGLIVFQTPFEFMAILGFLSLIGMMVKNAIVLVDQADAEIREGKLPYHAIIDASLSRARPVLLGALTTILGVAPLLIDPFFKSMAVTIMFGLLFATILTLVVIPLFYAMFFRIKAIEE